The region ACGTTTTAATCTGATTACCCCGGACTTTACTTTGGGCGGTGGAAAAAAAGAACCGGGCTGAACTGTGAATAAATACTCCACTTTGTAAAAAGCCTGAACCAGCACACTTAAAATACCATAAGTTTTACTTCCTGGTGCGGCCACTACTCTATCGGCCACCTCTTTTTGGAACATGCCTACCAATTGGTGTATTTCATCGCGATGCTCCAACATCTTAAATAAAATCTGGCTTGAAATGTTGTAAGGAAAATTCCCAACAACATCAAATCTGTTTGCAAAATGTGTGCTAAAATCGGTTTTTAGAAAATCTCCGGCAATGACTCTTTCATGAAGATCAGGAAAATTTGCTGCAAGGTATTCAACCGATTCATCATCTACCTCAATTACCTTAAGCAAATCGGGAAAACGTTTAAGCAAAAACTGAGTTAACTTACCCTTTCCCGGCCCGATTTCCAACACCGGCACACCATTCATGTCCACTGATTCAGCGATTCGTTGTGCTATGGAATCATTGGTTAAAAAATGTTGTCCCAGGGTTTTCTTTGGTCTTACCATCTTCGAAATATTTTAAATCGTAAAATTAGCAAATAGTCTTAGAAAGCCGTATTTTTATCTTTCTAAAAAATTTGACCTGCATGCCTGCAAACCATCGAAAATTCTGGGTAATACTTTTCAAAAGCTTAATTTTTATTGCTTCATACGGTTTTGTAGCCTATCGCGTTTATGCCGACGACCAACTTAGCAACTTGCTCTTTAATGGCACAGTTCACAATGAGTCGGCCTGGTTATGGTTGGTGTTTTTATTAATGCCGGTCAATTGGTTTATTGAATCGGAAAAATGGCGGTTACTTCTTAAACCAACAGAAAAGGTTAGGTTACTTCAGGCTTTTGGCGGTGTGCTTGCCGGGCTCAGCATTGCTATTTTCACACCCAATCGAACCGGGGAGTATGCAGGCCGAATATGGATATTACGTCAACGCAACCGGTTGGCCGGTATATCGGTAACCATTGCCGGAAGTATTGCGCAAAGTGGTGTTACTTTTATTGTTGGAATAATTTCAGGATGGTTATGGCTCAACCAAAATACAGAAGCAACTTTTACCACACCGACGCAACTTGGCCTGGCAATTTTTACTGTTGCAGCCGGTTTTATTACGTACATTTCGCTACCCAAAATTGCATTAAAAATCAGCCGGCTACAAACCCCAAAAGTTATTACCAAAATTAACGACGGAATAAAAAACCTGAACAGGAATCTACTACTTAAAGCGCTGTTAGTCTCTGGTTTACGATATGCCATTTTTATGACTCAGTTTATTTTGCTTTTATTCTATTTTAAAACAGGTATTTCGGTTTACGAAGCCTTCCTGAGCATAGGCATGCTCTACGCCGCCATGTTGGTTATACCAACCATTACCATTGCCGAACCCGGGGTAAGAGGAAGTCTGTCGTTGCTAATTTTTGGAGTTTTTTCTACAAATGAGGCAGGAATTCTGGCGGCTTCATTAACTTTGTGGATTATAAACCTGGCCATACCGGCGCTCCTTGGTGCGCTGTACCTGGCTGCCCTTAAAATCGATAAACTATGGTAGAATTCTTACTCATTGTCCTGGCGGCGCTGCTTTTGCTTATAGGGCTTATTGGATGTATTTTACCGGTTATACCCGGCCCGCCAATTTCTTTTGTGGGACTGCTGGTGCTAGAAGCTACAGAGAAAGTTGATTTTTCAAACAATTTACTTTTGCTCATGTTTGCTTTAGCAGCCATTGTAACAGTATTAGACTACATTATACCCATCTGGGGAACCAAAAAGTTTGGTGGCACACGCGCAGGTGTAATCGGCAGTACATTGGGCCTTATATTCGGACTGATATTTTTTCCACCAATTGGTATCATTATTGGCCCTTTTGCCGGAGCTGTTATAGGAGAAATGATTCAAAAAGACGATTTTAACAATGCACTTAAAAGTGGAATAGGCTCTTTTATTGGATTTTTGCTAGGCACAGGAATGAAGTTAGTTGTATCATCAATTATGATTTATTACTTTTTCAAAGAAGTATTTGCATAAAATAAACCTGACACAAACTTTTTAATAAAAAAGTTGTTGAAGAAAACTTACACACATAAAAACTATGACTATGAGAAACAAAATCATGGATCCCCTGGGGAAATTAATGGGCTTACGCTATAAGTCGCATCCGTGGCATGGAGTTGATCCGGGCCCGGAAGCACCGAATCTAATTACCGCCTACATTGAAATGGTACCAACAGATACTGTAAAATATGAAGTGGACAAATCAAGCGGGTACCTCCGCATCGACAGGCCACAAAAATACAGCAATGTAATACCTGCACTTTATGGTTTTTTTCCACAAACCTATTGCGGAGAGAGTGTAGGTAAATTTTGTGCCGAAAAAACAGACCGCAAGGAGATTCAGGGAGATGCCGACCCACTTGATGTGTGTGTGCTGACCGAACGCTCAATTTCACATGGAGACATTCTCGCTCATGTGATTCCCATTGGGGGTTTTCGGATGATTGACGGCGATATGGCTGACGACAAAATTATTGCTGTATTAAAAAACGACGCCGGCTATGGTCATTATACCAACATAAATGATGTGCCACAAGCAGTAGTAGAGAGATTAAAACACTATTTCCTTACATACAAGGATATTCCGGGCAAAGAACGCATTTCGGAAATTACCCATACTTATGACGCCGATGAGGCCATAAAAGTAATAGAATTTGCCATGGACGATTATCATCATAGATTTGATAACCTCGAAAGTGTGCTGGATAAAGTATAATTTCTATATTGCATGTGGATTAATTGATTTCGACAAAATGAAATCTGGCTAATGCGAATGATTGGTAACTATTATCTTACCCAATGAAAAACATAGGTAAAGCAGAAATCATATTTCTTATTTTGACCCTTGGGGCGGTCATTCTATTTATCAGCCTTGAAAAACGGCATTTTACCAATATTCAGCCGCCAAAAATGCCAAAAGTAACGCCTGATACCATTTGGCACCAGCACCTTAGGAGCGACCTTGACCGTGTGCTCATCAAGAAAAATAAATTCGGGTTTAACGGTGCGCTAATGGTAGGCTGGGATAATGAAATAATTTATGAAGGATATGTAGGTTACGAAGACTATGCCAACCACGATAGCATCACGGCTGCAACAAGATTTCAAATAGGTTCGGTTAGCAAACAATTTACGGCAGTAGCTATTTTGCAACTCTATGCAAATGGCCAATTACACCTCGATGATTCCATTGGAAAATATTTCCCGGACCTACCCTACCAGGGTTTTACCATACACCATTTACTGGTACACCGGAGCGGCTTATCAAATTACATCTATTTCATTGATAAAATTGTAGAAGATAAAGGCAAAACCTACACCAACGAGGATATTATCAGGCTTTGGAAAGAACATGAACCCCTGCCCTACTACCCTCCTAACAGACGGTTCGATTACAGTAATTCGGGATATATGCTTCTGGCATCTATTATTGAAAAAGTCAGTGGCATGTCATACCCCGAGTATATGCATAAGAATATTTTCGAACCCCTTGGAATGGACGATACCTTCGTTTACATAGCCGGGCAAAACGATACGCTACCCCATTTGGCCGAAGGCTACAAATACCACTGGAAAGTGGTTACTGAGGCATACCTGAATGGCACCTATGGCGATAAAGGCATTTATGCCACTGCAAGAGATCTTTTTAAGTGGGACCAGGGCCTTTACAGCAAGACTATTTTACCTACTGATACCCTTCAAAAGGCATTTAAGCCAATGGGTAAGCCCAAACACTTTAAACACAACTACGGGTATGGATGGCGTATATTTGAACATAAAGGCAAAAAAATATACTACCACGCAGGCTGGTGGCAGGGATTTAAAACTCTGCTCATCAGGGTGCCGGAATACAAGCTAACAATCATTGTGATGAAAAATATTAAAACCGGTGCGATGTTCAGTCGCCACGAACTATTGCGCATTATCATTGATCGGTATCTGGCAGCGCCACTCGAAGCATTAATACCTGATCTACCTCAATTTCAGCAATGCTACATACCGATTGAACTTAGTTAATCACTTTTCGAAAGTAGTGCGGTTGTGCCCAAACATATTGCGAGGCTCATCCACAAATTCAATGTAAACCCTGTCAGGCTCAATATCAAACTCTTTCATGATCAAATCGCATATGGCTGCCGATAACGCTTTCGTATCTGGCAACCCAATGCTCTTAAATTCCACGAAAGCCACCGGGTCGTCAGATAACCCAAAATGCATTGCCTGACTGTCGGCAATTGAAGTCATTACAAAACGATCAGGTTTTTTCAGTGCTTCAACAACGAGTTGGTGCATTGATTTTAGCGCTCTGTGCTTTTGCTCTCCCGACAAAAGCTTGTTCATGGAAATCTTAAAATATGGCATAACTTTTTTTAGGCAAATTATATAAAAGTGTTCCTTCTGCCAAAACTAAGCATGATTTTTAATGTATTTAATAATACAAAAAGCAGTATCTTTATATGCAATTATGCATTACGTTTTTGAACATACCAAAACACATAAAGGACACATCAGACTGGATCGTTTTCTGATGTTTCTTTATATTTTCTCTGATCTGTAGTTCAAACGCTCTCAAACAAGCGCCGCTGGCGTTATCAAAACAACCTTTCAATCAATTTTTATCAATACATCAATTAATGAATGCTTACTACAGGTATCTGAACTCGCTGGTAAACAAAAACAAACAGGAGTTTGGAAATTACGAAAATATCAATTGGATTAACCTCTGGAACACCGATGAATTAGAAGCAACCAGGCAAAAACTCATCAGGGCAAGTGGAGGACAAACTTTATTTAAAGGTACCAAACCCTATGTCAATCAAATATCAGATGGTTGTAAAATTTGTGGTGCGGGTGCCTGGAGCTGTCTCTTCATAACCGGAAAATGCAATGCCAACTGTTTTTATTGCCCTTCTCCGCAAAAGCAGGATGAACCGCCCGAATCTCAGGGAATCACCTTTCATACCCCGTTGGCATACGCAGAATACATCAATTATTTTGATTTCAAAGGCGTGAGCTTTAGCGGTGGAGAGCCGCTATTGGTTAAAGATCGCGTTATGCAATACCTGAAAGCCATAAGGTCGCTGTGCAATCCTGAAATTTATATCTGGATGTACACCAATGGCATTTTATCGGACGATAAAGTGTTTCGTGAACTGGCTGACAACGGATTAAACGAAATTCGTTTCGATATTGGTGCCACTAATTATAACCTCAACGGAATAAAAATGGCGAAGGGTCTCATTCCCAACATCACCGTCGAAATCCCGGCCATACCCGAAGAAAAGGAACGATTAATGAAACTCCTGCCTGAAATGATAAATGCAGGAGTTACCAACCTTAATCTGCACCAACTAAGACTAACACACCACAACGCCGACAAACTACTCAAGCACGATTACACCTATATACCCGCCGAACGACCTATTGTGCTCGAATCGGAATTGGCAGCACTGGAAATAATGTCTTATGCCAAAAATACAAAACTACCTATCGGTATCAACTATTGTTCATTCTATTTTAAATACAGGTTTCAAAAAGCCGGATATCGAAAAATACTGGCCAATAAATTAAAACGCCCCGATGATTTTATAACAGAAAAAGGGTTTTTAAGGAAAAGAAACGGAACAGCAGTAAATTATGAGGGGTTAACTCTATATGATGAGAATAAGCCTAAAGCAGCAATAGAAACCGACAACCTGGTACTTAAGCATAAAACATATGGAGTACACCGCTCACTCGCAAAAAGAGTGGATGTGGATGACCGTGATCAAATAGCCATTACTGATCTGCTAACCAGCACAAAAGGAAACATACCCGAACGTGCAGATTTATTTGACCTCTGGCAATATGAGTTTATAGAGAAAGGACTGCGCGAGTACTAACCTGATAATTTACACATTCAGTTATCACCGTCCAAATCAACATATTGACCAGCTACCCACCCTTCTATTTCTGCTTTAACACGATACCAACCATCATGTTCTTCAAAAATAGTTAAACCGGTTCCTTGTGGCAAAGGCTCTGCCACCCGCGCTGCTTCAATATCGGGTAACTTCCTTATGTTTAAAAAGGGCACATTTACTACACCGAGAGGTTTGTTAAGCGGAGCGCCCTCTTCATCACGATCGTTTATTATGCGTTGGCGCAGTTTATCCAAAGGAAATGCCGGACCAGGATCTTGCTTGCGTCCCGGAGATATTTCTTCATGGCCCAATATTTCTTTAATGGCCGGATAGCGATCAATGAGCAGATCACATAACGTTTCAACTGCTTCAATTTGCTTTTCAGTATACAAATGCCAATAACGTGCTTTCGACTCGTTTCGATGCACAGCCTCCATCACTTCATCAGCAGCAAATTTTTTACCGAACCAGGAGGTATATGCAGTACCAGATTTAGTCAGTACACCGGCATTATCGATCTCTATTCCTATAGAATATTTATTTAGCCCTGTTCGCATCTTCCAACTGCTTTTTCCTGCATGCCAGGCAACAGTATCAAAAGGAACCAGCTGAAACACTTTTCCATCGCGATCAACGACAAGGTGGGCAGAGGCTTTTACATTATCTTTACAAAGATATTCGGCCGAAGACCTCCCATTCCGGCCAGCCGTATAATGCAACACAATGGT is a window of Salinivirga cyanobacteriivorans DNA encoding:
- a CDS encoding radical SAM protein, encoding MNAYYRYLNSLVNKNKQEFGNYENINWINLWNTDELEATRQKLIRASGGQTLFKGTKPYVNQISDGCKICGAGAWSCLFITGKCNANCFYCPSPQKQDEPPESQGITFHTPLAYAEYINYFDFKGVSFSGGEPLLVKDRVMQYLKAIRSLCNPEIYIWMYTNGILSDDKVFRELADNGLNEIRFDIGATNYNLNGIKMAKGLIPNITVEIPAIPEEKERLMKLLPEMINAGVTNLNLHQLRLTHHNADKLLKHDYTYIPAERPIVLESELAALEIMSYAKNTKLPIGINYCSFYFKYRFQKAGYRKILANKLKRPDDFITEKGFLRKRNGTAVNYEGLTLYDENKPKAAIETDNLVLKHKTYGVHRSLAKRVDVDDRDQIAITDLLTSTKGNIPERADLFDLWQYEFIEKGLREY
- a CDS encoding serine hydrolase domain-containing protein is translated as MKNIGKAEIIFLILTLGAVILFISLEKRHFTNIQPPKMPKVTPDTIWHQHLRSDLDRVLIKKNKFGFNGALMVGWDNEIIYEGYVGYEDYANHDSITAATRFQIGSVSKQFTAVAILQLYANGQLHLDDSIGKYFPDLPYQGFTIHHLLVHRSGLSNYIYFIDKIVEDKGKTYTNEDIIRLWKEHEPLPYYPPNRRFDYSNSGYMLLASIIEKVSGMSYPEYMHKNIFEPLGMDDTFVYIAGQNDTLPHLAEGYKYHWKVVTEAYLNGTYGDKGIYATARDLFKWDQGLYSKTILPTDTLQKAFKPMGKPKHFKHNYGYGWRIFEHKGKKIYYHAGWWQGFKTLLIRVPEYKLTIIVMKNIKTGAMFSRHELLRIIIDRYLAAPLEALIPDLPQFQQCYIPIELS
- a CDS encoding N-acetylmuramoyl-L-alanine amidase, with product MDKFNFSINEKHLLEGDDVEQMNCPKNTVHFSAGMPDTIVLHYTAGRNGRSSAEYLCKDNVKASAHLVVDRDGKVFQLVPFDTVAWHAGKSSWKMRTGLNKYSIGIEIDNAGVLTKSGTAYTSWFGKKFAADEVMEAVHRNESKARYWHLYTEKQIEAVETLCDLLIDRYPAIKEILGHEEISPGRKQDPGPAFPLDKLRQRIINDRDEEGAPLNKPLGVVNVPFLNIRKLPDIEAARVAEPLPQGTGLTIFEEHDGWYRVKAEIEGWVAGQYVDLDGDN
- a CDS encoding inorganic pyrophosphatase is translated as MRNKIMDPLGKLMGLRYKSHPWHGVDPGPEAPNLITAYIEMVPTDTVKYEVDKSSGYLRIDRPQKYSNVIPALYGFFPQTYCGESVGKFCAEKTDRKEIQGDADPLDVCVLTERSISHGDILAHVIPIGGFRMIDGDMADDKIIAVLKNDAGYGHYTNINDVPQAVVERLKHYFLTYKDIPGKERISEITHTYDADEAIKVIEFAMDDYHHRFDNLESVLDKV
- a CDS encoding phenylpyruvate tautomerase MIF-related protein; the protein is MPYFKISMNKLLSGEQKHRALKSMHQLVVEALKKPDRFVMTSIADSQAMHFGLSDDPVAFVEFKSIGLPDTKALSAAICDLIMKEFDIEPDRVYIEFVDEPRNMFGHNRTTFEK
- a CDS encoding DUF456 domain-containing protein, coding for MVEFLLIVLAALLLLIGLIGCILPVIPGPPISFVGLLVLEATEKVDFSNNLLLLMFALAAIVTVLDYIIPIWGTKKFGGTRAGVIGSTLGLIFGLIFFPPIGIIIGPFAGAVIGEMIQKDDFNNALKSGIGSFIGFLLGTGMKLVVSSIMIYYFFKEVFA
- the rsmA gene encoding 16S rRNA (adenine(1518)-N(6)/adenine(1519)-N(6))-dimethyltransferase RsmA gives rise to the protein MVRPKKTLGQHFLTNDSIAQRIAESVDMNGVPVLEIGPGKGKLTQFLLKRFPDLLKVIEVDDESVEYLAANFPDLHERVIAGDFLKTDFSTHFANRFDVVGNFPYNISSQILFKMLEHRDEIHQLVGMFQKEVADRVVAAPGSKTYGILSVLVQAFYKVEYLFTVQPGSFFPPPKVKSGVIRLKRNNRERLNCDEKVYFKVVKLAFNQRRKTLRNSLKSVINPEISGKEIFNMRPEQLRPEDFEHICNLLE
- a CDS encoding lysylphosphatidylglycerol synthase domain-containing protein; the protein is MPANHRKFWVILFKSLIFIASYGFVAYRVYADDQLSNLLFNGTVHNESAWLWLVFLLMPVNWFIESEKWRLLLKPTEKVRLLQAFGGVLAGLSIAIFTPNRTGEYAGRIWILRQRNRLAGISVTIAGSIAQSGVTFIVGIISGWLWLNQNTEATFTTPTQLGLAIFTVAAGFITYISLPKIALKISRLQTPKVITKINDGIKNLNRNLLLKALLVSGLRYAIFMTQFILLLFYFKTGISVYEAFLSIGMLYAAMLVIPTITIAEPGVRGSLSLLIFGVFSTNEAGILAASLTLWIINLAIPALLGALYLAALKIDKLW